DNA sequence from the Deltaproteobacteria bacterium genome:
CTGTCAGGGTATCGACCGCGAACCGCACCGTCGCGGCGAATTTCCCCCGTCCGTACTCCGCCAGGTAGATCCCGCACATCACCGCCATCGGCACCGACCACAGCAGGGTGAGGAGCGTGATCACGAATGTGCCGAGGATCCCGTTCGCGATCCCGCCTCCCGGCTCCCCGACCGGGTGCGGAAGGTCCGTCAGCAGCGTCCACCGGAGCTCCTTCGCGCCCTTGATCAGCAGGTCGAAGAAGATCAGGAACAGGGGCAGGATCACGAGAAACGCGCAGAGCCGGAACACCCATTTCGCGGCCCGGTCCGCCGCTTTCCGCCGGAAGGAGATCGTGCCCGTGTCCATCAGATCCCCCGCGAGGCGCGCGCGACCATCTTTTTCAGGATCCACTTGGCCGCGAGATTGACGACGAAGGTTACGAGGAAGAGAAGGAGCCCGACCAGGATCAGGGAGGAGAGCTGGATCCCCCCGGCCTCGGCGAACTCGTTGGCGATCACCGCCGCCATCGAGTACCCCTGCTGGAAGAGCGAAAGGAAGATCTCGGGGCGGTTCCCGATGACCATCGTGACCGCCATCGTCTCCCCCAGGGCCCTGCCCAGCCCCAGCACCGTGGCGCCGAAGATCCCGGGGATGCAGTGCTGGCCGATCACGATCCGGATCATCTCCCACCGCGTCCCCCCCAGCGACAGCACCGCCTCCTTCTGCCGCTGCGGCACCGTGGACAGCACCTCCCGGCTGACCGAGAGGATGAAGGGGACGATCATGATCGACAGGAGCGCGCCGGCCGCGAGCACGCTCGGACCGTAGACCG
Encoded proteins:
- the pstC gene encoding phosphate ABC transporter permease subunit PstC encodes the protein MTTRSGKNDKDLAFERISAFFAFAVLSLAVLLFAVLLRESLPALRKFGAGFLSGGSWDPVAEQFGALPFIYGTLVTSFLAILIAVPLSVGAAIFIVEFAPPWLKGPVSFLAELLAAIPSVIYGLWGIFVLVPILRDWLMKPLANHLGWIPLFRGPVYGPSVLAAGALLSIMIVPFILSVSREVLSTVPQRQKEAVLSLGGTRWEMIRIVIGQHCIPGIFGATVLGLGRALGETMAVTMVIGNRPEIFLSLFQQGYSMAAVIANEFAEAGGIQLSSLILVGLLLFLVTFVVNLAAKWILKKMVARASRGI